The stretch of DNA GTCCCTGCTGGACTCGGTCGCGCTGGTCCTGCTGGGCCTGGTCCTGATCACCGCGGGCTTCTTCGCCGGTCACGCGGTCGCCTCCTCGGCGGTCAGCCGGACGGCCACGCACGGCCGTGCCCAGGCCTCGGCGCTCTACCAGTCCGCCTACTACGTCGGCTCCAGTGCGGGCAGCACGGTGGGCGCCGTGGCCTTCCACGCGCAGGGCTGGTCGGGAACCGTCGAGGTCGGACTGTTGGCCGTCCTGGGCGTCGTGGCGATCACGGCGCTCGGCTCGCGGGCGGCGAGGGTCGCGGCGCGGCGGGAGCCGGTGCCCGCGTAGCCGCGCCGGCCCCCTCGCCGCAGGGCCGTCCGGGACGCCCTCGCGCGGGCCGCGGGCCCGTGGATGCCCTCCGACCTGCCGTCTCTCCTGCTCCAAGGGCCGTTGTCAGTGGGCTGCGGTAGCTTCCGAAGTGCTGGGCGTGACGACGCGCACCGGACGGGACGGCCACAGGGGCGGGTGGACGATGGGAAACGGCACGACGGCGACGGCGGAGCTCGACGAGCGGCTGGAGGGGTACCGGGTCGAGCTGACGGGTTACTGCTACCGCATGCTCGGTTCGTCCTTCGAGGCGGAGGACGCGGTCCAGGACACCCTCGTGCGTGCCTGGCGGAGCTACGACAAGTTCGAGGGGCGCTCCAGCCTGCGCTCGTGGCTCTACCGCATCGCGACGAACGTCTGCCTGGACATGCTGGCGGCGGGCAGCAAGCGGGCCCGGCCGATGGACCTGACCGAGTCCACGCCGCTGGCCCGCGCGGCGCTGTCGCCGCGCCCGGACCACACATGGCTGGAGCCGGTGCCGGACGCCCGTGTGCTGCCGGCGGTCGAGGACCCGGCGGAGGCGGCCGTCACCAAGGAGTCGGTGCGGCTCGCCTTCATGGCCGCGTTGCAGCGGCTGCCGCCCAAGCAGCGGGCCGTGCTGATCCTGCGAGAGGTGCTGGCCTGGCGGGCGAGCGAGGTCGCCGAGCTGCTGGGCACATCGGTCGCGTCGGTCAACAGCGCCCTCCAGCGGGCGCGCGCCACGCTCGCCGAGCGGGGCGACAAGGCCGCCGAGGCGGCGGTGTCCGACCCGCTGGACGAGGCCCAGCAACGGCTCCTGGAACGCTATGTGAAGGCGTTCGAGGGGTACGACATGGCGGAGCTGACCGCGCTGCTGCACGAGGACGCGGTGATGACGATGCCGCCGTTCGACCTGTGGCT from Streptomyces sp. 6-11-2 encodes:
- a CDS encoding sigma-70 family RNA polymerase sigma factor produces the protein MGNGTTATAELDERLEGYRVELTGYCYRMLGSSFEAEDAVQDTLVRAWRSYDKFEGRSSLRSWLYRIATNVCLDMLAAGSKRARPMDLTESTPLARAALSPRPDHTWLEPVPDARVLPAVEDPAEAAVTKESVRLAFMAALQRLPPKQRAVLILREVLAWRASEVAELLGTSVASVNSALQRARATLAERGDKAAEAAVSDPLDEAQQRLLERYVKAFEGYDMAELTALLHEDAVMTMPPFDLWLTGASDITGFMTTLGAACAGSRLLPVRANGLPGFAQYKPDPEKGGFTPWAVQVLETSEGRITGFHCFLDTQRWFPLFGLPLHLEGEADQAEEGV